In a single window of the Paenibacillus sp. MMS20-IR301 genome:
- a CDS encoding PucR family transcriptional regulator — translation MHLTVEEALSIYPLSEAKLIAGSKGKHRIVKSINVMDAPDISDWIKEGEMLLTTAYLIKDSLEDASALLHTLNRRGSAGLGIKLGRFWETVPETLIAEAETLNFPLIELPFQFTFSDQMNGLFRAKLSRSTTMLQSIMEKQRKLMRLALRSGRSRPLLESVSEIIGYKLAVINARGAAVFNNSGHSEAELLEGWPWQHRNQRFRTGQGTGYRIPLLHGGKCSGYLLYCAVDSLLLPVEESLFIQGAELVSYHIHAGFEDYFEQAGHREFSALLRRCLNDGMSSNELSQAARKLEVTLLQAPFQLLLTDVAAAGETRQGELLRLKEEYIEHPELHGLGAIHLMMDEGLLSLYPGSPHTPERFRELITECFHKLNFDKGYYPRAAISGVKAKPEGLKEAFAEIKECMGMAQHWGSPGNVVHYRQLELSLLLNRIPSETMERYCNGSLRGLLSREPEYVKEMLHTLEVYLDNDGHVNETAKKLFIHRNTATYRIEKLSELLDVDFRKIDDLMRLKLVFLFRKMLERE, via the coding sequence ATGCATCTTACGGTAGAAGAAGCGTTGTCCATTTATCCTTTATCCGAAGCCAAGCTTATTGCAGGCTCCAAGGGAAAGCACAGGATTGTCAAATCGATCAATGTGATGGATGCCCCGGATATCTCGGACTGGATCAAAGAAGGGGAAATGCTGCTGACGACAGCTTATTTGATCAAAGACAGTCTGGAGGATGCCTCGGCACTTCTGCACACGCTGAACCGCCGCGGGTCTGCCGGGCTTGGCATTAAGCTGGGCCGTTTCTGGGAGACTGTGCCGGAGACGCTGATTGCCGAAGCGGAGACTTTAAATTTCCCGCTGATTGAGCTGCCGTTCCAGTTTACCTTCTCCGATCAGATGAACGGCTTGTTCCGTGCGAAGCTGTCGCGGAGTACGACTATGCTGCAGAGCATTATGGAGAAGCAGCGCAAACTGATGCGTCTTGCCCTGCGCAGCGGGCGAAGCCGTCCGCTGCTTGAGTCAGTATCAGAGATCATCGGCTATAAGCTGGCAGTCATTAATGCCCGGGGAGCTGCGGTCTTCAATAATTCAGGGCATTCCGAAGCGGAGCTTCTGGAGGGCTGGCCCTGGCAGCACCGTAATCAGCGCTTCCGGACCGGTCAGGGCACCGGTTACCGGATTCCGCTGCTGCATGGCGGGAAATGCTCAGGCTATCTGCTGTATTGTGCAGTTGACTCCCTGCTTCTGCCGGTGGAAGAGAGCCTGTTCATTCAGGGAGCCGAACTGGTTTCTTATCATATTCATGCCGGATTTGAGGATTATTTCGAGCAGGCCGGACACCGGGAGTTCAGCGCACTGCTGCGCCGCTGCCTGAATGACGGAATGTCCAGCAATGAATTGTCCCAGGCTGCCCGGAAGCTGGAGGTTACGCTGCTGCAGGCACCGTTTCAGCTCCTGCTGACAGATGTGGCTGCTGCAGGAGAGACAAGGCAGGGGGAACTGCTTCGCCTCAAAGAGGAATATATAGAGCATCCGGAGCTGCATGGGCTGGGGGCCATCCATCTCATGATGGATGAGGGACTGCTGTCGCTGTATCCAGGGAGCCCTCATACCCCGGAGCGCTTCCGGGAGCTGATTACAGAATGCTTTCACAAGCTGAATTTCGATAAAGGTTACTATCCGAGGGCGGCAATCAGCGGGGTGAAGGCGAAGCCGGAAGGGCTGAAGGAAGCTTTTGCCGAGATTAAGGAATGTATGGGAATGGCCCAGCATTGGGGCTCCCCCGGAAATGTGGTGCACTACCGCCAGCTGGAGCTGAGTCTGCTGCTGAACCGGATTCCGTCAGAGACGATGGAGAGGTACTGTAACGGCAGCCTGCGCGGCCTGCTTAGCCGGGAACCGGAATACGTCAAGGAAATGCTCCATACGCTGGAAGTTTATCTGGACAATGACGGACATGTGAATGAAACCGCGAAGAAGCTGTTTATTCACCGCAATACTGCCACGTACCGGATTGAGAAGCTCAGCGAGCTGCTGGATGTGGATTTCCGCAAAATTGATGACCTCATGAGGCTGAAGCTGGTATTCCTGTTCCGTAAAATGCTGGAGCGCGAGTGA
- a CDS encoding amidase family protein: protein MEALQNQYGAFIAPELRVPACGRGTLDGLSFAVKDVFAVAGHRSSAGNPDWLRSHEPAAVHAAAVHKLLSAGASLRGAAHTDELMYSLGGENYHYGTPVNPQGAGRIPGGSSSGSAVAVASGSVDFALGTDTGGSIRVPAAYCGVYGFRPTHGAVEMDGVIPLAPGFDTAGWIAGSAERLLRVGKVLLGNTAAIAGGSSGPGDYSGEQGHAGGNSSGTGQDLCDPKSGISRMYIPAECWALVEQDCAAYLERGVERLQAGASLQVIETEIAPEGLKTWMDVFRELQGAEIWATHGTWIERERPVFGPDIAARFSWAAGLAGADHGRAGSMRRELAERLRSLLRNDGCLVIPTVPGPAPRRGGEPAQLERNRSGAMMLCCLAGLAGLPQITLPVAGPEGLPLGLSVIGGHEQDLSLLSWVQAVWE from the coding sequence ATGGAGGCTCTTCAGAACCAGTACGGTGCGTTCATAGCCCCGGAGCTTAGGGTTCCCGCCTGCGGCCGGGGCACACTGGACGGCTTAAGCTTTGCGGTTAAAGATGTATTTGCGGTAGCGGGACACCGCTCCTCCGCCGGGAACCCGGACTGGCTGCGCAGTCATGAGCCTGCGGCTGTTCATGCCGCAGCGGTTCATAAGCTGCTGTCCGCCGGAGCTTCACTCCGGGGGGCTGCCCACACCGACGAGCTGATGTACAGTCTGGGCGGGGAGAACTATCATTATGGCACTCCGGTCAATCCGCAAGGTGCAGGCCGGATTCCCGGCGGCTCTTCCAGCGGCTCAGCGGTAGCGGTAGCCTCCGGCAGTGTGGATTTCGCCTTGGGCACGGATACGGGGGGCTCCATCAGGGTGCCGGCCGCTTACTGCGGCGTATACGGCTTCCGGCCGACACACGGGGCCGTGGAGATGGACGGTGTCATCCCGCTGGCTCCGGGTTTTGATACGGCCGGCTGGATTGCGGGCAGTGCGGAGCGGCTGCTGAGGGTCGGGAAGGTTCTGCTTGGGAACACGGCGGCTATAGCCGGAGGCAGCAGCGGGCCTGGAGATTATAGCGGAGAACAGGGGCATGCCGGCGGGAATAGCAGCGGTACGGGGCAGGACCTTTGTGACCCGAAGTCCGGAATCTCCAGAATGTATATCCCGGCAGAATGCTGGGCGCTGGTTGAACAGGACTGCGCCGCCTATCTGGAGCGGGGTGTGGAGCGGCTTCAGGCGGGCGCTTCACTGCAGGTGATTGAAACGGAGATTGCGCCGGAGGGGTTGAAGACATGGATGGATGTCTTCCGTGAGCTTCAGGGTGCCGAGATTTGGGCAACCCATGGCACTTGGATAGAGCGGGAGCGGCCGGTCTTCGGGCCGGACATTGCCGCCCGGTTCAGTTGGGCGGCCGGTCTGGCCGGAGCGGATCATGGCCGCGCCGGCTCCATGCGCAGGGAACTGGCAGAGCGCCTGCGCAGTCTGCTGCGGAATGACGGCTGCCTCGTCATTCCGACCGTGCCCGGGCCGGCCCCGCGGCGCGGCGGGGAACCAGCGCAGCTGGAGCGGAACCGCAGCGGAGCTATGATGCTCTGCTGCCTCGCGGGCCTTGCGGGGCTGCCGCAGATTACGCTGCCGGTCGCCGGGCCTGAAGGACTGCCGCTAGGGCTATCCGTTATCGGCGGCCATGAGCAGGACCTCTCTTTGCTGTCATGGGTGCAGGCGGTTTGGGAGTAG
- the ggt gene encoding gamma-glutamyltransferase — MVVSPHYLASAAGARILERGGNAFDAAVAISGTLAVVYPHMTGLGGDAFWLTYSAADRRVRAYNGSGRSGYAVRRDCYAGEAAIPRRGVRSAITVPGMADSWEAVQREYGRLTLAEVLEPAIGYCTGGFPLSPDQHGGSVLAGAALSAEAAAIYLPGGRVPAAGSRFVQRQLGRTLMTLAAGGRDAFYKGKIAEEISEYMRKAGGYLTKEDFADHQGNWEEPLAADYHGLTVYQVPPNSQGFTALMALNILERYNFAEIGHGSYEYYHLLVEALKLSFRDRDRVLTDPAFSRIPLERLLDKGYAAELAASISLRQALAYDSEPVGRDTAYAAVVDSEGNAVSFIQSLYFEFGSGAVAGETGILLQNRGSFFSLDPQHVNTLEPHKRSFHTLMPAMACRDGKPVYLYGTQGGEGQPQTQTLLLTRMLHYGMDPQTAVNEPRFVWGRTWGEPTQELRVENRVADHVLAGLSAAGHLVRTAGSYDGIMGHAHAIAVDGNGYLSGGTDPRCDGAAIGW; from the coding sequence ATGGTGGTCAGCCCCCATTATCTGGCCTCTGCCGCCGGAGCGCGCATCCTTGAGCGCGGGGGCAATGCCTTCGACGCGGCGGTAGCAATCAGCGGAACGCTGGCAGTGGTCTACCCGCATATGACCGGGCTGGGCGGCGATGCCTTCTGGCTCACTTACAGCGCCGCAGACAGGCGCGTCCGGGCTTACAACGGCAGCGGCCGGTCCGGCTATGCCGTCCGCCGGGATTGTTACGCCGGCGAGGCGGCTATCCCGCGGCGGGGTGTGCGCAGTGCCATTACGGTACCCGGAATGGCAGACAGCTGGGAAGCCGTCCAGCGCGAGTATGGACGGCTGACGCTGGCCGAGGTGCTGGAGCCGGCAATCGGCTACTGCACCGGGGGGTTCCCGCTGTCCCCGGACCAGCACGGGGGCAGCGTGCTTGCCGGAGCCGCGCTGTCTGCGGAAGCGGCGGCGATTTATCTGCCCGGGGGCCGGGTTCCGGCAGCGGGCAGCAGGTTTGTGCAGCGGCAGCTCGGCAGGACGCTGATGACCCTGGCCGCGGGCGGCAGGGACGCTTTTTATAAAGGGAAGATCGCGGAAGAGATCAGTGAATATATGCGGAAGGCCGGCGGCTATCTCACGAAGGAGGATTTCGCGGATCACCAGGGGAACTGGGAGGAGCCGCTCGCTGCAGACTATCACGGTCTTACAGTCTATCAGGTTCCGCCTAATTCGCAGGGGTTCACGGCGCTTATGGCGCTTAATATATTGGAGCGTTACAACTTCGCTGAGATCGGGCATGGCTCTTATGAATATTATCATCTGCTGGTGGAGGCGCTGAAGCTGAGCTTCCGGGACCGGGACCGGGTGCTCACCGATCCGGCCTTCAGCCGGATTCCGCTTGAGCGGCTGCTGGATAAGGGATATGCCGCTGAGCTTGCAGCATCCATCTCCCTCCGGCAGGCGCTGGCTTATGATAGTGAGCCGGTTGGACGGGATACGGCTTATGCTGCTGTGGTAGACAGCGAAGGCAATGCGGTCTCGTTCATCCAGAGCCTGTATTTCGAATTCGGTTCGGGAGCTGTGGCCGGAGAGACGGGGATTCTGCTGCAGAACAGAGGCTCCTTCTTCTCGCTTGATCCGCAGCATGTTAATACGCTGGAGCCGCATAAGCGTTCTTTCCATACCCTGATGCCGGCCATGGCCTGCCGGGACGGCAAACCCGTGTACCTATACGGTACACAAGGCGGCGAGGGTCAGCCGCAGACCCAGACTCTGCTGCTGACGCGGATGCTGCATTACGGCATGGACCCGCAGACAGCCGTGAATGAGCCCCGCTTCGTCTGGGGCAGAACCTGGGGTGAGCCTACCCAGGAGCTGAGGGTGGAGAACCGGGTGGCAGACCATGTGCTGGCCGGGCTTTCAGCTGCCGGACACCTGGTCCGCACGGCCGGCAGTTATGACGGCATCATGGGCCATGCCCACGCCATCGCGGTTGACGGGAACGGGTACCTGAGCGGCGGTACCGATCCGCGCTGTGACGGGGCGGCTATCGGCTGGTAG
- a CDS encoding PH domain-containing protein codes for MTIFNGLLGNATQVQLSDVQREYAQILAPQEKIERAYKLIRDMFIFTDKRLILIDKQGVTGKKTEYHSIPYRSITHYSVETAGHFDLDAELCIYVSGAALPLKKTFNKSVNIYEVQAVLSQYILK; via the coding sequence ATGACGATTTTTAACGGGCTTCTGGGCAATGCCACTCAGGTTCAGCTAAGCGATGTCCAGCGGGAATATGCACAGATTCTGGCCCCGCAGGAGAAGATTGAACGCGCGTATAAGCTGATCCGGGATATGTTTATTTTTACGGACAAACGGCTGATTCTCATTGACAAGCAGGGGGTAACGGGCAAGAAGACGGAATACCATTCCATCCCTTACCGGAGCATCACACACTACTCGGTGGAAACGGCCGGACATTTCGATCTGGATGCCGAGCTGTGCATTTATGTCTCCGGTGCGGCGCTTCCGCTGAAGAAAACGTTCAATAAATCCGTCAATATTTATGAGGTGCAGGCGGTGCTGTCGCAGTATATTCTGAAATGA